In Desulfonispora thiosulfatigenes DSM 11270, the genomic stretch GTTAAGCACATAATAACAACTAGCCAACTTATTTTCTTCATATAATCCTCCTTTATAAGACCCTACTATATGTATATCCCAATAAACCCAAAAATATACAAAAAAAGTTTCTAAAAAGGCCTCAAACCCTTGTAAATAGGGCACAAACATAAAAAACATTGCTTGAAATGGATTTTAAATGCACGAAAAAAAGCTGTCCTCTTTAAGTTTTCTTATGCTAAGAATTCTTTCAAAGTTCAGCTTTTTTAATTATTGTATCTTAAATAACCTTTTAGCATTTTCTAAACTAGCCTTTGCTACTTCTTCAAAGGTGATTCCTTTAAGTTCAGCAATCTTTTCTGCTACGAGTTTCACATAGGCTGGCTCATTTCTTTTGCCTCTATGAGGATGTGGGGTTAGGTAAGGACAATCCGTTTCAATTAATAATCTATCCAAAGGTATAAACTCAGCTACATTTAAAAGCTTATTAGCATTTTTAAAGGTAACTGGACCCCCTATCGAAATATAAAAATTCAATTTCATGATTTCTTTGGCCATTTCTATGCTCCCTGAGTATGCATGAAAAACGCCACCTACTTCTTTAGCCCCTTCTTCTACCACAATATCAAAGCTATCCTGATGTGCTTCTCTATCATGTACAATAATGGGTTTATTTAATTCTTTAGCCATCTGTATTTGCCTTCTAAATACTTCTTGTTGGACTTCTCTAGGCGAATAATCATAATAATAGTCTAATCCCATTTCACCTAAAGCTACTACCTTTGGATGCTCTGCTAATTTATAAAATTCCTGCCATAATCTTTCATCCCCTATTTTTGCATCATGAGGATGAAGCCCTATAGCTGCATAAACATTTGGAAAATTATCAGCTAAAAATACAGCCTTTTTTGCACCTTCTTCGTCACAGCCTACATCTAAAATATATTTTACCCCAGCTTCTTTTGCTCGCTTGATTACTTGTTCATAATCATCTGCAAATCTTTTATCTTCTAGATGGGCATGAGTATCAAATAACATTTTAACCCTCCTATTTAACCCTACTGCCAGAAGGAAGTTCTTTATTAATACTTAAAACCTCTAACATATCATCCTTCAGACTTGATGCACTTAAAATCATTCCTTGAGAAATAATCCCTCTTAATTTAACAGGTTTTAAGTTTGCTACTAAAACAACCTTTTTACCTACTAATTCTGCTGGATCATAATGTTTGGCGATGCCTGACACTACTGTTCTAACTTCATCGCCTAATTTAACCTCAAATTTTAATAATTTATCAGTCTTAGGTACCTTTTCAACAGTTAAAACTTCTACAATTCGTAAATCTAACTTTGCAAAATCATCTATGCTAACTTCTGGGGCTAATTCTAGATCCTCAGCCTTTTCTTGTATAGGTTTCGAAACTTCTTTAGAAACAGTATTAGTATTGGGCTCAGTATTTTCTAGTAATTTAGGGTCAACCCTTGGAAAAATTGCTGTTTTTTTACATACTTTAATCCCGGTAGTTAATTTACCCCAGACCTTGCTATCATCCCAAGAATATTCATCTATGTTCATCCCAATTTGCTCTGATACCTTTTCAGGTAATACTGGCATGAATGGTTTTAAAAGTATAGTTGAAATTCTAATCGTTTCTAATAAATTATATAAAACTGTTCCCAGTCTATCCTTTTGATTTTCATCTTTAGCTAATATCCAAGGGGTAGTTTCATCTATATATTTATTTGCTCTACCTATCAACTTGAAAATAGCTGCTAATGCATTAGCAAAGTCTAGCTTTTCCACATTATTTTCTACATCACTTGAAGTCTTTATACTTAATTCGATTAAACTATCATCAAAATCTCCCTTTGTGTTTCCTACAGGGACAGTACCCCCAAAATATTTATCTATCATAGCAACTGTTCTAGAAACTAAATTCCCAAAATCATTCGCTAAATCCATATTATATCTTTGTACAAAGGATTCCTCTGAATAAAACCCATCTGCACCAGCTGGAATTTCTCTAAGTAAATAAAACCTAATCGCATCAACGCCATATTTATCAATAAGCACATTAGGGTCGACTACATTTCCCTTTGATTTTGACATTTTGCCATTATCAAGTAAAAGCCAACCATGACCATAGATTTTTTTTGGTAAAGAGATATCTGCTGCCATTAAGATCGTAGGCCAAATAATAGTATGGAATCGAACAATATCCTTACCTACTAAATGGATATCTGCTGGCCAGAATTTTTGATATAATTCATCATTTTCCATTCCATAATTTAATGCTGAAATGTAATTTGTTAATGCATCAAACCACACATAAATTACATGCTTTTCATCTAAAGGCACAGGTATACCCCAATCAAAGGTAGTCCTTGAGATACATAAGTCTTCTAAACCTTGTTTTATGAAATTAATCATTTCATTACGTCTAGAAACAGGCTCAATAAAATCCGGATTATTTTCAATGTGAGCTAATAATTTATCTTGATATTTACTCATTTTAAAGAAATAGCTTTCTTCTTTAATTGTTTCAACTGGACGACCGCAATCAGGACAGTTTCCTTCTGCTAATTGTCTTTCCGTAAAAAATGTTTCGCAAGGAGTACAATATTTTCCCTCATACTCTGATTTATAGATATCGCCATTTTCATAAATCTTTTTGAAAATATCCTGTACTACATCTTGATGACGTTTTTGGGTTGTTCTAATAAAATCATCATTTGAAATATGTAGCCTTTTCCATAACTCCTCAAAACCAGCTACAATTTTATCTACATACTCTATAGGTTTTACCCCTTTTTCCTTGGCAGTTCTTTCAATCTTTTGACCGTGCTCATCAGAACCTGTCAAAAACATTACATCAAATCCACGCATTCTTTTATATCTAGATATAGCATCTGCCATAACAGTAGTTAAAGCATGTCCTATATGTAAGTTCGCACTTGGATAATAAATAGGAGTAGTAATATAAAAGGTTTTTTTATTCTCCATCAAAATTTCCTCCTTATAAGACTAAAATTTATGACCTTCATTTATAGTAGCTAGTAATTAACTTAACCCCTTATTCCATAAAGGCTATTTTTATATAATACCATATTTATCATTTATTAATACATTATTATCCCTATGTTGGTAACATATTCTGTTTATCTTACCTTATAATCGAGCAAAATAACTTACCTTATGTTAACTTTTAGACCTTTTATGCAGAATTGCGCGAATATAAATAAATCATTTATTTATTTTACAATATTCTAGAAAATACTTGACTATAAATGGAATTGTTGGTATCATCTAGTTAAGCATTTGTCATAAAAAGTCGATTTATGTTGAGAGGAGAGATTTAATTATGAAATCTACAGGAGTTGTACGTAAGGTGGACGAGTTAGGAAGGGTAGTTATTCCAATCGAACTTCGTCGTACTATGGGTATTGAAGAAAAAGATGCTTTAGAAATTTATGTTGATGATGAAAAGATTATCCTTAAAAAATATGAACCTGCTTGTGTTTTCTGTAATAGTGCTGATTTTGTACAAACATTTAAAGGTAAATTAGTTTGTCGTGAATGCGCACATACTTTAGGCGTAAATGCAGATTCTCAAGTTGGTTAATAAAAGATTATATCGTTAGAAATACATATAAACAGTTTCTAAAATTCAGATTAATCATGTGAGGTTTAGAAACTGTTATCTATGGTTGAGATCCGTAGATGTACATAAGCAAAAAACAGATGAAATCATCTGTTTATTTTTTTACCATTATTACCTCATATAAATCTCTTTTTTTAATATCTGCTTCCTTGGCTACTTGTTTAACAGCTTCTTTAGGTGAAATTCCTTCCATAATCAATTCCTGCGCTTTTTCAATCGCCCAGTCTAGACCCTTTTCTACTTTAATAATTTTTGCGCCTTCAATAATTAATGTAAACTCACCCTTAATTTCCTTTTCATTAAAATGATTCCAGACTTCCTGAATAGTTCCCCTAAAAACTTCCTCATATTTCTTTGTCAGTTCTCTGCATGCAACTATTTGCCTATCTTTAAAAACTTCCAACATAATTTGTAAGGTATTTAATATTCTATGAGGCGCCTCGTAAAAGATAATTGTTCTTTCTTCTAATAATAGATTACTAAAAATTTCCCTCTTTGCCTTCTTATCTCGGGGTACAAATCCTTCAAAGCAAAACCTTTCACTTGAAAGTCCTGAAACTACAAGTCCTGTGATGGCCGCAACTGCCCCTGGTAAAACTGTTACCTCAATATTTTCCCTAATACAATCTTTAACTAAATCATGTCCCGGATCTTGGATTCCTGGCATACCTGCATCTGAAACTAAAGCAATATTTTTGCCCTCTAACAGTTCCTTAATGAGGATCTCACCTTTAAAATCCTTGTTATGTTCATAATAACTTGTTAAGGAAGTATTTATTTCAAAATGATTTAAAAGCTTTCTGGTTTGTCTAGTATCCTCGCATGCGATTAAATCCACTGTTTTCAAGGTTTCTAACACCCTTAGGGTGATATCCTGCAAATTTCCAATCGGTGTTGCACATAAAAAAAGTCGACCTCTTTCTAACATTGGTCTCCACCACCATCGTATATTTCTAATATGTCTCTTGAATAATATCCATCTTCATTATAAATTATTAAAGGCTTTAAAATTTCTAAACCAACCTTAACGTCTCTTTGTCCTTCGACTAATACTAATGTTGCTCCCCTTTTTAGACCGGAATGCACCATTTGTAGTCTTTTAGGAATGATTTTTGCCTTTTCAAATTCACTAAATATTTCTCCTAATCTCTCTGCCTTATGAATCAAAGCAAAACGACCTTGTCCTTTTATTAATTTTGCCGCTACTTGCACTACTTGTCTTAAATTGCATTTAATTTCATGTCTTGCAATTGCTTCTGCTCCTAGGGAGCTTACTTTCCCCCCATTTAAAGGAAAGTAAGGGGGATTTGAAACTACGAGATTAAATCTTTGATTCAAAGAGCTATCCAATAGGTTTAAGTCAGCTTCGATAATCTTTATATTATCCAGCTTATTAAATACTATACTTCTATTTGCCATTTCTACTATTTCACTTTGGATTTCTACTCCTGTAAGCTTAAGATCCTCTTGTCTTGTGCTCATTAATAAAGGAATTACAGCTGTACCTGTTCCTAAGTCTATTACTTGGTCCCTTTTTTTAATAGTAGCAAAATGAGCTAATAAAACTGCATCAATAGCAAATCTAAAACCCTTTTTCTTTTGAATAATCCTTAAACCTTGTAATTTTAAATCATCAATAGTTTCATCATCTTTAATCTCTACATTTTCCCCAAAAATCCCATGCAAAACAAGCAATCCCCTTTACGAGTTTGTCCAAAATGCAAATGACAAATATGGAAGTTTTCATTATATAACTTCACTAAATTTTCATATGCCTCTCCCTGAATTTTCTTTACATTATCCTGCACAGTTTTCTTAGTTTCCTCAGGATATTGACATAATTCCATTTTCAACTTTTTGTTTTCCTCTTCCAAGGCATAGGCATGCATTTTTAAGGTCTTTACTTCTTCCAATATTTTGCTTAACTGCTTTTCAATTTCAATTAAACTTTCATTAACATTCATAAATACCTTCCCCCAATGCCATCACAGAAAAATAGAATATATTAATCTTCTAATTCACTTAAATCAATAATTTCATCTTTTTCTAATTCTATATCCTTTGGAACCTTATCGCATTTTTCACATTTATCACAGTTTTGATAATTATCATTTTCATACTTCAAACAACACATTAATCTACCACAAACCCCTGAAATCTTAGTTGGATTTAAAGATAAACTTTGCTCTTTAGCCATTTTTATTGAAACTGGATCAAAGTCACCTAAAAAGGATTTGCAACATAATACTCTCCCACAAGGGCCTATGCCACCAACCATTTTTGCTTCATCACGAACACCTATTTGTCTTAATTCTATCCTTGTCCTAAAAATTGCTGCTAAGTCTTTTACTAATTCTCTAAAATCAACCCGACCTTCAGCAGTAAAAAAGAAAATTATCTTGCTATTATCAAAGGTGAATTCCACATCAACTAATTTCATAGGTAATTTATGATGAGCAATTTTATCTACGCAAACTTTAAAAGCATCCTGAGATCTTCTAAAGTTATCCTTCACCTTAACCTTATCTTCTTCAGTTGCGATTCTCATTACCTTTTTTAAAGGTAAAACTAACTCTTTTTCTTCAACATCTCGTGGTCCAATTACTACATCCCCAAATTCTATTCCTCTAGCAGTCTCAACTATAACGCTATCATCTTTTTTAACTTCCATTGTATCTGGATCAAAAAAATAGATTTTTCCTGCTGCTTTAAAACGAACACCTATAACAGTGGTCATAAT encodes the following:
- a CDS encoding TatD family hydrolase codes for the protein MLFDTHAHLEDKRFADDYEQVIKRAKEAGVKYILDVGCDEEGAKKAVFLADNFPNVYAAIGLHPHDAKIGDERLWQEFYKLAEHPKVVALGEMGLDYYYDYSPREVQQEVFRRQIQMAKELNKPIIVHDREAHQDSFDIVVEEGAKEVGGVFHAYSGSIEMAKEIMKLNFYISIGGPVTFKNANKLLNVAEFIPLDRLLIETDCPYLTPHPHRGKRNEPAYVKLVAEKIAELKGITFEEVAKASLENAKRLFKIQ
- the metG gene encoding methionine--tRNA ligase, with the protein product MENKKTFYITTPIYYPSANLHIGHALTTVMADAISRYKRMRGFDVMFLTGSDEHGQKIERTAKEKGVKPIEYVDKIVAGFEELWKRLHISNDDFIRTTQKRHQDVVQDIFKKIYENGDIYKSEYEGKYCTPCETFFTERQLAEGNCPDCGRPVETIKEESYFFKMSKYQDKLLAHIENNPDFIEPVSRRNEMINFIKQGLEDLCISRTTFDWGIPVPLDEKHVIYVWFDALTNYISALNYGMENDELYQKFWPADIHLVGKDIVRFHTIIWPTILMAADISLPKKIYGHGWLLLDNGKMSKSKGNVVDPNVLIDKYGVDAIRFYLLREIPAGADGFYSEESFVQRYNMDLANDFGNLVSRTVAMIDKYFGGTVPVGNTKGDFDDSLIELSIKTSSDVENNVEKLDFANALAAIFKLIGRANKYIDETTPWILAKDENQKDRLGTVLYNLLETIRISTILLKPFMPVLPEKVSEQIGMNIDEYSWDDSKVWGKLTTGIKVCKKTAIFPRVDPKLLENTEPNTNTVSKEVSKPIQEKAEDLELAPEVSIDDFAKLDLRIVEVLTVEKVPKTDKLLKFEVKLGDEVRTVVSGIAKHYDPAELVGKKVVLVANLKPVKLRGIISQGMILSASSLKDDMLEVLSINKELPSGSRVK
- a CDS encoding AbrB/MazE/SpoVT family DNA-binding domain-containing protein; its protein translation is MKSTGVVRKVDELGRVVIPIELRRTMGIEEKDALEIYVDDEKIILKKYEPACVFCNSADFVQTFKGKLVCRECAHTLGVNADSQVG
- the rsmI gene encoding 16S rRNA (cytidine(1402)-2'-O)-methyltransferase, translating into MLERGRLFLCATPIGNLQDITLRVLETLKTVDLIACEDTRQTRKLLNHFEINTSLTSYYEHNKDFKGEILIKELLEGKNIALVSDAGMPGIQDPGHDLVKDCIRENIEVTVLPGAVAAITGLVVSGLSSERFCFEGFVPRDKKAKREIFSNLLLEERTIIFYEAPHRILNTLQIMLEVFKDRQIVACRELTKKYEEVFRGTIQEVWNHFNEKEIKGEFTLIIEGAKIIKVEKGLDWAIEKAQELIMEGISPKEAVKQVAKEADIKKRDLYEVIMVKK
- a CDS encoding tRNA1(Val) (adenine(37)-N6)-methyltransferase; its protein translation is MHGIFGENVEIKDDETIDDLKLQGLRIIQKKKGFRFAIDAVLLAHFATIKKRDQVIDLGTGTAVIPLLMSTRQEDLKLTGVEIQSEIVEMANRSIVFNKLDNIKIIEADLNLLDSSLNQRFNLVVSNPPYFPLNGGKVSSLGAEAIARHEIKCNLRQVVQVAAKLIKGQGRFALIHKAERLGEIFSEFEKAKIIPKRLQMVHSGLKRGATLVLVEGQRDVKVGLEILKPLIIYNEDGYYSRDILEIYDGGGDQC
- a CDS encoding initiation-control protein YabA, which encodes MNVNESLIEIEKQLSKILEEVKTLKMHAYALEEENKKLKMELCQYPEETKKTVQDNVKKIQGEAYENLVKLYNENFHICHLHFGQTRKGDCLFCMGFLGKM